Proteins from one Desulfonema limicola genomic window:
- a CDS encoding tail fiber protein translates to MNSKKLSIIICLTAFIFAFTCLSFAEVPSLINYEGRLTDTDGNAVPDGTYEVQFSFYDVPSEGTALWSEMWDAATSPVMSINGVFNAMLGSHTPIPEDFFYDHSAVYLGIKVGADSEMIPRQRIGSVAYAMNAGYGGVPRGGILMWSGSASAIPKGWALCDGSAGTPDLRDRFIVGAGGAYSFGSTGGSVKTDLSHAHSISSESPGTNGAGNHVHSFSASFGVDFNSGDPTDKVREQSGDNDNNETVCSEGHKHNLNNVNTSAGGAHSHVVNSHAHGGKTGTGLDGVENRPPYFALCFIMKL, encoded by the coding sequence ATGAATTCCAAAAAATTGTCTATTATTATCTGTCTCACTGCTTTTATTTTCGCTTTTACCTGCCTGTCTTTTGCCGAAGTTCCTTCTTTAATCAACTACGAAGGCCGTCTGACTGATACTGATGGTAATGCTGTTCCTGACGGTACTTATGAGGTTCAGTTCTCTTTTTATGATGTTCCGTCCGAAGGCACAGCCCTGTGGTCTGAAATGTGGGATGCAGCGACTTCCCCGGTTATGTCGATTAACGGGGTTTTTAATGCCATGCTCGGCTCACATACGCCGATTCCTGAAGATTTTTTCTATGATCATTCTGCCGTCTATCTGGGTATTAAGGTGGGGGCTGATTCTGAAATGATTCCCCGTCAGCGTATCGGCAGTGTTGCCTATGCTATGAATGCGGGTTATGGCGGTGTTCCCAGGGGTGGAATTCTCATGTGGAGCGGTTCTGCAAGTGCTATTCCCAAAGGCTGGGCTTTATGTGACGGCTCTGCTGGTACGCCTGATCTGAGAGACCGTTTCATTGTCGGTGCCGGAGGTGCTTACAGTTTTGGCTCTACCGGGGGATCGGTTAAAACTGATCTGAGTCATGCTCACAGTATTTCCTCTGAAAGCCCAGGTACTAACGGAGCAGGTAATCATGTTCACAGCTTTAGCGCTTCTTTCGGTGTTGATTTTAATTCCGGTGATCCTACTGACAAAGTGAGAGAACAAAGCGGTGATAACGATAATAATGAAACAGTCTGCTCTGAAGGGCACAAGCATAATCTTAATAATGTTAATACTTCTGCTGGCGGTGCCCATTCCCATGTTGTCAATTCCCATGCTCATGGCGGGAAGACCGGTACCGGTCTGGATGGTGTTGAAAATCGTCCGCCTTACTTTGCGCTCTGTTTCATTATGAAACTTTAA